Sequence from the bacterium genome:
GGCATGTCGTAACGATATGCGCTCCGGAGGAGTTTCGGTCACGCATTTATAAATCGGGCTTTCCCATGGTTTCCAGCGGTAAGACATACCGGAAATATCTCGAATGTGAAGGGGATTTTGAGGATGCCACTACAGCGCTCGTCTCCGTATTGGATCAAGATATGGCGACGCATTTTGTAGCATTGCGAGATGCGACGCGTGACGCGGATGCGCTAATTGGCGCGCGCCTTCAGCTGGCAGGTCCGTCCTTAGCCGAGCAGCATGGAATCCCATATTTTTTTGCGGTCATGACGCCCGGAGTTGGAGATCATGATCAATTTCCCATTTTTGGCGTGTCTCACGACCGCGCGCAAAAACGCCGCCGCAGAAGAATCAAAGAGTGGGATACTCACGTGCTTACAGCTTTAAACCGCGAAAGAAAGTTCACGCATCTTCCTCCGGTGACAAATCTGTTTGAGCATCTCTATCGGTCCGGGCATACGATGCTGGCAATGGATGCTGCGTTTTCGACCACAAGGAATACAGTGAACCAAACAACTTCCGGTTTCTGGTATCTGGATGAGGATATTGATTTGGATGCGGAAACGGTTGCCTATTTGGATCTGGGGCCGGCGCCGATTTATATCGCTCCCTTTCGGTTGAAAAATCAAAAAGAGATTCTGACGCTCTGCAGCGCATTGGCCGGAGCTGGACACCGGGTTGCGCTTGGTTATGGCTGGGAAAACATTGATGCAAACGAGCTGCCTTCAGGGTGCAGTTTTCTGACGTCTCTTTCCTTTGCGCAGGTTTTCCCAAAGTTGTCCCTGATCGTTCATGCAGGCGCCGCGGACATTACGATGCAGGCAATGCGCGCGCAAGTGCCGCAAATCGTCGCGCCCTATACGATCGAACAGAATTTCTGGGCCCAACAAAGCCAATCCCTTGGAGCCAGTCCCGCCCCGGTTCTGAATGGCGATTTGACCAAACTAAGACAGACGATTGAAGTGGTCCTTGCTGATAAAACAATCAGGGAACGCTTGAAACAGATGGATTTCACAAATCAGAACGGCCCGGAGATCGCTGCAGACACGATCGAACGGATCCTGGAAGCTCACAAAAAGCCGACAGAAGTCCATTGAGATGAAATGGTTTGCGCTCGGCGGCATCCTGCTGGCGCTTGCACTTTTATTCTGGATACTTCGAATTCGCTCGCGCAGCATAACAAGTGAGAAGTCCAAAAAAAAGCATTTCCAGAAACTGGCAAACGAGCTCGGATTTCGATTTGTCAGTGACGATTATTTCGTGCAGTTGGAAGGCTACTGGAACGAAATGCGGAGCATCATGTATCCGCATAATTTTGAAGGGCCCGGGATCATTACATTGCTTTATCTGGAAACTCGCGTCCCGGCATCCGCAAATAATTGGATAGAACCGAACCTGAGTTTGGGCCGCGCGCTTGTTGAATGGAAGAGACAAGCGCCATTCGGGTATGAAGTGACCGGGAAACAACTCCCTTCAAAACAGATTCTGGAAGCGATAGCGCGAACCAATTACCCTTTCGCTGCGGTTACGCTGCCGCACCGATTCAGCTATTCACCGTTGCTGCAGCAATCTCTGAGTAGCTGGAAAAATTTTGTGGTCCTTTTGGCGGTGGAGGCAGGCAAGAAACCCGCAAAGAATCAATTGGAAGCGGCTCTCCGCGATGCGGCTGAAATTGCTGAATCGCTTCTTTTAACAGAAGATAACAAAGGAAACGAAGAACAAAGATTTTGAACAGAAGGTCGCAAAGGACGCAAGGTATCAAAACTTGGCGTTCTTCGCGAGCTTCTGTTAAAAATGAAAAATCTTCGTTACCTTTGTTTGCTTCTGTGAAAAAATCG
This genomic interval carries:
- a CDS encoding glycosyltransferase; this translates as MKITLAPFGTASDVLPMLALGRVLHSRGHVVTICAPEEFRSRIYKSGFPMVSSGKTYRKYLECEGDFEDATTALVSVLDQDMATHFVALRDATRDADALIGARLQLAGPSLAEQHGIPYFFAVMTPGVGDHDQFPIFGVSHDRAQKRRRRRIKEWDTHVLTALNRERKFTHLPPVTNLFEHLYRSGHTMLAMDAAFSTTRNTVNQTTSGFWYLDEDIDLDAETVAYLDLGPAPIYIAPFRLKNQKEILTLCSALAGAGHRVALGYGWENIDANELPSGCSFLTSLSFAQVFPKLSLIVHAGAADITMQAMRAQVPQIVAPYTIEQNFWAQQSQSLGASPAPVLNGDLTKLRQTIEVVLADKTIRERLKQMDFTNQNGPEIAADTIERILEAHKKPTEVH